The proteins below are encoded in one region of Corallococcus silvisoli:
- a CDS encoding NADP-dependent oxidoreductase has protein sequence MSTPINRQWVLKARPLDEVSDACFEWRHAPVPTPGPGEALVRVVWLSIEPTQRTWLNPRATYIPPVALGEVMRGVGVGQVIASRSERLCVGDWVTGMTGWQDYALAKDAGLFGFNPVPDGIDPKAMLNLYGASGLTAYFGMTDVGRAAPGETVLVSGAAGSVGSLAGQVARLRGCRVIGIAGGAHKADWVTRTAGFDACIDYKSEDVRARLQTLAPRGVDVFFDNVGGPVLEAALDHLARGARVVLCGAVSSGYKDHDYGATPRNYMQLGFKRARMEGFIFLDYVSRFPEAFRELSAWAAGGRLVHAESIAEGLEHAPSALRGLFEGRNLGKQLVRVTGAP, from the coding sequence TTGAGTACGCCCATCAACCGCCAGTGGGTGCTGAAGGCCCGTCCCCTCGACGAGGTGTCCGACGCCTGCTTCGAATGGCGCCACGCGCCCGTGCCCACTCCGGGTCCCGGAGAGGCGCTCGTGCGCGTCGTCTGGCTCTCCATCGAGCCCACGCAGCGCACCTGGCTCAATCCGCGCGCGACGTACATCCCACCCGTCGCGCTCGGCGAGGTGATGCGCGGGGTGGGCGTCGGGCAGGTCATCGCCTCTCGTTCGGAGCGGCTGTGCGTGGGCGACTGGGTGACGGGCATGACGGGCTGGCAGGACTACGCCCTGGCGAAGGACGCGGGCCTCTTCGGCTTCAACCCCGTGCCGGACGGCATCGACCCGAAGGCGATGCTGAACCTCTACGGCGCCAGTGGGCTGACGGCGTACTTCGGCATGACGGACGTGGGCCGCGCCGCGCCGGGCGAGACCGTCCTCGTGTCCGGCGCCGCGGGCAGCGTGGGCTCCCTCGCCGGGCAGGTCGCACGGCTCCGCGGCTGCCGCGTCATCGGCATCGCGGGCGGGGCGCACAAGGCCGACTGGGTCACTCGGACCGCCGGGTTCGACGCCTGCATCGACTACAAGTCCGAGGACGTCCGGGCGCGCCTCCAGACGCTGGCCCCCAGGGGCGTGGACGTCTTCTTCGACAACGTGGGCGGGCCGGTGCTGGAGGCGGCGCTGGACCACCTCGCCCGGGGCGCGAGGGTGGTGCTCTGCGGCGCGGTCTCCTCCGGCTACAAGGACCACGACTACGGCGCCACGCCGCGCAACTACATGCAGCTGGGCTTCAAGCGGGCGCGGATGGAGGGCTTCATCTTCCTCGACTACGTGTCTCGCTTTCCGGAGGCCTTCCGCGAGCTGTCCGCCTGGGCCGCCGGGGGAAGGCTCGTCCACGCGGAGTCCATCGCGGAGGGGTTGGAACACGCGCCGTCCGCCCTGCGCGGCCTGTTCGAGGGCAGGAACCTGGGCAAGCAGCTGGTCCGCGTCACCGGCGCCCCCTGA
- a CDS encoding DUF2239 family protein codes for MPSPSATWTAFAGQRLIASGSPAEVVTAARRALDAGTTEALLLFDDATGRTVDFHLRGSLEDVLARLRPTPDPAADATEPRGPGRPKLGVVAREVTLLPRHWEWLSQQPGGASVALRKLVEAARANSGDADRVRQAQAATDRFMTTMAGNAPGYEEAARALYASDRTRFNKWTRAWPDDIRDCARRLAAPVFAKEAP; via the coding sequence ATGCCTTCCCCTTCCGCCACCTGGACCGCCTTCGCCGGACAGCGCCTGATTGCCTCCGGGTCGCCCGCGGAGGTCGTCACCGCCGCCCGGCGTGCGCTCGATGCGGGCACCACTGAAGCCCTGCTGCTGTTCGACGACGCGACCGGGCGGACGGTGGACTTCCACCTGCGTGGCTCGCTGGAGGACGTGCTCGCGCGTCTGCGACCCACCCCGGACCCGGCGGCGGATGCCACCGAACCCCGGGGGCCCGGCCGCCCGAAGCTGGGCGTGGTGGCGCGTGAGGTGACGCTGCTGCCCCGGCACTGGGAGTGGCTGTCCCAGCAGCCCGGCGGCGCCTCCGTGGCGCTGCGCAAGCTGGTGGAGGCCGCCCGCGCCAACAGCGGTGACGCCGACCGCGTCCGGCAGGCCCAGGCCGCCACCGACCGCTTCATGACCACGATGGCTGGCAACGCCCCGGGCTACGAAGAGGCCGCCCGCGCGCTCTACGCGAGCGACCGCACCCGCTTCAACAAGTGGACCCGAGCGTGGCCGGATGACATCCGCGACTGCGCCCGCCGGCTCGCGGCCCCTGTCTTCGCGAAGGAGGCCCCTTGA
- a CDS encoding DUF4328 domain-containing protein codes for MRLSVLAVPDSRARARWTLRLLEVAAGVSLLKVPLFFWVFIALEESGRVPGPLVDGVTYLSLLFALAAQVGFLMWVHRVVRQLKAQGADLETTPAMAVWMWLIPLLNWVKPYQLMKDIAEKAGGAHFAASLPLSLWWGANLLARVLEQVDQRVVRKMGTVEGVPSSASLVFAIFMSLCSAGTALACVQIVKALQARMDQRREGLEGVDTPIAEDEATAA; via the coding sequence GTGCGGCTGTCGGTGCTGGCGGTGCCGGACTCCCGCGCCCGCGCGCGGTGGACCCTCCGCCTGCTGGAGGTCGCCGCCGGGGTCTCCTTGCTGAAGGTCCCCCTCTTCTTCTGGGTCTTCATCGCGTTGGAGGAGTCAGGTCGGGTCCCGGGGCCCCTCGTGGATGGCGTGACGTACCTGTCGCTGCTCTTCGCCCTCGCCGCCCAGGTCGGTTTCTTGATGTGGGTCCACCGGGTCGTCCGTCAGCTCAAGGCCCAGGGGGCGGACCTGGAGACGACCCCCGCCATGGCGGTCTGGATGTGGCTGATTCCCCTGCTCAACTGGGTGAAGCCCTACCAGCTCATGAAGGACATCGCGGAGAAGGCGGGGGGCGCCCACTTCGCCGCGTCGCTCCCGCTCTCCCTGTGGTGGGGGGCGAACCTCCTGGCCCGGGTCCTGGAGCAGGTGGACCAGCGGGTGGTCCGCAAGATGGGCACCGTCGAGGGTGTGCCTTCATCCGCCAGCCTGGTGTTCGCCATCTTCATGTCGCTCTGTTCCGCGGGCACCGCGCTCGCCTGCGTGCAGATCGTCAAGGCCCTGCAGGCGCGAATGGACCAGCGCCGCGAGGGCCTGGAGGGCGTGGACACCCCCATTGCGGAAGACGAAGCCACAGCGGCGTGA
- a CDS encoding linalool dehydratase/isomerase domain-containing protein, whose product MRRKLMLLALAVAVWLPTLHGLFRPRDVAALAGALASRQRAFSLQEASAERDVLHRTNPEWDLMVRTFSVLSFVNLALSEPARKEEHLSVVDVLIARTLRDERQATEAFFLPYVKAAPFRDAAGRSLFVDGELALMLAARQAVEPRADYAPLLRERVDLITGQLERAPVLAGESYPDEGWTFCNTVALAAVRLSDRVDGRDHGALLRRWVVSAREHLTDAGSGLLVSSFTFDGKVKDGPEGSTLWLAAHMLQVVDADFAREQYQRARAALLGQALGFAWAAEWPASAEAVQDIDSGPTIPWVNANAGSSGLALVGAAAFEDQQALDGLLTSLHFAAFPVRDDTGLRFAAGNPLADAVLLYSLVEGPLWRLVGAPHLESRR is encoded by the coding sequence ATGCGACGCAAACTCATGCTGCTGGCGCTGGCCGTGGCGGTCTGGCTCCCAACGCTCCACGGGCTGTTCCGTCCCCGGGATGTGGCGGCCCTCGCCGGGGCGCTGGCTTCACGTCAGCGGGCGTTCTCCCTCCAGGAGGCGAGCGCCGAGCGGGACGTGCTCCACCGCACCAACCCGGAGTGGGACCTGATGGTGCGCACCTTCTCCGTGCTCTCGTTCGTGAACCTCGCGCTGTCGGAGCCCGCGCGGAAGGAGGAGCACCTGTCCGTCGTGGACGTGCTCATCGCCCGGACGCTGCGGGACGAGCGCCAGGCGACCGAGGCCTTCTTCCTGCCCTACGTGAAGGCAGCGCCTTTCCGGGACGCCGCGGGGCGCAGCCTCTTCGTGGATGGGGAGCTGGCGTTGATGCTGGCCGCGCGTCAGGCGGTGGAGCCGCGAGCGGACTACGCCCCCTTGCTGCGTGAGCGCGTGGACCTCATCACCGGACAACTGGAGCGGGCCCCGGTGCTCGCCGGGGAGAGCTATCCCGACGAGGGCTGGACGTTCTGCAACACGGTGGCGCTCGCGGCGGTGCGTCTGTCGGACCGGGTGGACGGGCGGGACCATGGCGCGCTGCTGCGCCGGTGGGTGGTGTCCGCGCGGGAGCACCTGACGGACGCGGGGAGCGGGTTGCTCGTGTCGAGCTTCACCTTCGACGGGAAGGTGAAGGATGGGCCGGAGGGCTCCACGCTCTGGCTCGCCGCGCACATGCTCCAGGTGGTGGACGCGGACTTCGCGCGCGAGCAGTACCAGCGTGCGCGCGCCGCGCTCCTGGGACAGGCGCTGGGGTTCGCGTGGGCGGCGGAGTGGCCCGCGTCCGCGGAGGCGGTGCAGGACATCGACTCCGGGCCCACGATTCCGTGGGTGAACGCGAACGCGGGGTCCAGCGGGCTCGCGCTCGTGGGCGCGGCGGCGTTCGAGGATCAGCAGGCGCTGGACGGGCTGCTCACCAGCCTCCACTTCGCGGCCTTCCCGGTGCGCGACGACACCGGGCTGCGCTTCGCCGCGGGCAATCCGCTCGCGGACGCGGTGCTGCTGTACTCGCTCGTCGAAGGGCCCCTCTGGCGCCTCGTGGGGGCGCCGCACCTGGAGTCACGCCGATGA
- a CDS encoding acetyl-CoA acetyltransferase — MKDASRIPVIVGVGQVNDRSEDPLRGLDSQGLMEAALRAADADAGGGWLTRVDSLAVVDQLSFRQVGELSLSLAERLGARPRLREQTAEASGDSPVRLLDEAANRIAAGDIQVAAVVGGEALRTAARRAALSAGDAPSAHNAASTIGVHAREAYRRRYGLLTPIDVYPLYENAGRAADGLSLAEAQRESGELWARFSQVAAGNPGAWLREPASVEDILTPSAANRPIAFPYLKRMVANSSVNQGAGFLVTSLENALARGVPEGRLVYVGRGAAAHEPEDFLARDGYARSPSMAVTLRRALTLNGLTPEALDHVELYSCFPCVPKMARRVLGWPLERPATVFGGLTFGGAPIANPMSHAVVLMVQRLREQGRHGLLFGNGGFATYNHALVLTREPLPAGARPCSSDCQAEADAARGPIPPFVEDYTGPGTVETYTVFHAREGTPTFGVIVGRGASGERFLAKVPARDAASIDFLCDGKEEPVGSAGHAVASPDGDVLWRRA, encoded by the coding sequence ATGAAGGACGCGAGCAGGATTCCCGTCATCGTGGGCGTGGGGCAGGTCAACGACCGTTCCGAGGACCCGCTGCGGGGGCTGGACTCGCAAGGCCTGATGGAGGCCGCGCTCCGGGCAGCGGACGCGGACGCGGGCGGCGGCTGGCTGACGCGGGTCGACTCGCTGGCCGTCGTTGATCAGCTCTCGTTCCGGCAGGTGGGGGAGCTGTCGCTCTCGCTGGCGGAGCGGCTGGGGGCCCGTCCGCGCCTGCGTGAGCAGACGGCGGAGGCCAGCGGCGACAGCCCGGTGCGGCTGCTCGACGAGGCCGCCAACCGGATCGCCGCCGGAGACATCCAGGTCGCGGCGGTCGTGGGCGGCGAGGCGCTGCGCACGGCGGCCCGGCGCGCGGCCCTGTCCGCGGGCGACGCGCCCTCCGCGCACAACGCCGCGAGCACCATTGGCGTCCACGCTCGCGAGGCCTACCGGCGGCGCTATGGACTCCTGACGCCGATCGACGTCTATCCCCTCTATGAGAACGCCGGCCGCGCCGCGGACGGGCTGTCGCTGGCGGAGGCGCAGCGGGAGAGCGGGGAGCTCTGGGCGCGGTTCTCCCAGGTCGCGGCTGGCAACCCAGGCGCGTGGCTCCGCGAGCCCGCGTCGGTCGAGGACATCCTCACGCCCTCGGCGGCCAACCGCCCCATCGCGTTTCCGTACCTCAAGCGGATGGTGGCGAACAGCTCGGTCAATCAGGGCGCGGGGTTCCTCGTCACCAGCCTGGAGAACGCGCTCGCGCGGGGCGTGCCGGAAGGCCGCCTCGTGTACGTGGGGCGGGGGGCCGCCGCGCATGAGCCCGAGGACTTCCTCGCGCGAGATGGCTACGCGCGCTCACCGAGCATGGCTGTCACCCTGCGCCGCGCGCTGACGCTGAACGGGCTGACCCCCGAGGCGCTGGACCACGTGGAGCTCTACAGCTGCTTCCCCTGCGTGCCGAAGATGGCGCGCCGCGTGCTGGGCTGGCCGTTGGAGAGGCCCGCCACCGTGTTCGGCGGCTTGACGTTCGGAGGCGCCCCCATCGCCAACCCCATGAGCCACGCGGTGGTCCTCATGGTGCAACGGCTGCGCGAACAGGGCCGCCATGGCCTGCTCTTCGGCAACGGCGGCTTCGCGACGTACAACCACGCCCTGGTGCTCACGCGGGAGCCGCTTCCCGCCGGGGCGCGCCCCTGTTCATCCGACTGTCAGGCGGAGGCGGACGCCGCGCGCGGGCCCATTCCCCCCTTCGTGGAGGACTACACCGGGCCTGGCACCGTGGAGACCTACACGGTGTTCCACGCGCGGGAGGGCACGCCGACGTTCGGGGTCATCGTCGGACGCGGTGCGTCGGGGGAGCGCTTCCTCGCGAAGGTCCCCGCGCGGGACGCCGCGAGCATCGACTTCCTGTGCGACGGGAAGGAGGAGCCCGTGGGGAGCGCCGGTCATGCCGTCGCGAGTCCGGACGGGGACGTCCTCTGGCGGCGGGCATAG
- a CDS encoding toxin-antitoxin system YwqK family antitoxin, with product MPRLLEAWVLGPGSWGAPPRAGGLVLSLVPWVSWGLFLAVLVHALRGRGAVPAPRREALGAGLVAGLLPVGLPRLAGVLASVPGARARALKMGAVGVVLLQGVVALLLVAEFQTLAPRWGLAVLCADAVLLCVQGGFLRAALWTLHDAGGEGVGAAAEAEPISAPAVEVARQEAGYDCPECLVVTPLFWTEGRMGAHCDLCGGDLLSARDQAQVLTERGLGADSLRRTLEEPGGRPAKCASCGGACATVVFQGVAVVPCSACGTLWMREGVLHVLSRGRHGRPRTPSRVGAPRPPALPVSWGAPGWIAALGLAAGGLVLARSGLETCPPGAAVRREPMPGGHVLSQCVVGAGTREGTSWLRTDRGRLLQAEAFTQGRRDGAWSRWDREGRLHAEGAYAAGVPEGEWRTLDETGAVVFRAHFLKGRLEGVAEDVSPDGRVLEQRTYAAGQLHGPYKHFFANGTAHVEGAYAHGLRDGQWSTHDAQGKRLDLSWWMAGRPTLMGEGSRPVGQGDTRLEDGATSAEEREARWESAADMAMVKRALAAKGVSATPVEEALYGGHPQEWWAQRLRLVWPRRDTQEGAARYALTVKRAGLHGLRVEETVAGPRVSLERTASPPAPGADAQASKEAP from the coding sequence ATGCCACGGCTCCTGGAGGCCTGGGTGTTGGGGCCTGGGTCGTGGGGCGCGCCGCCGCGGGCCGGGGGGCTGGTGCTCTCGCTGGTGCCGTGGGTGTCATGGGGCCTGTTCCTGGCGGTGCTGGTGCACGCGCTCCGGGGGCGCGGCGCCGTTCCGGCCCCGCGGCGTGAGGCGCTGGGGGCAGGGCTCGTCGCGGGCCTGCTGCCGGTGGGGTTGCCCCGGCTCGCGGGGGTCCTGGCCTCGGTGCCGGGCGCCCGGGCGCGCGCGCTGAAGATGGGGGCGGTGGGCGTCGTGCTGCTCCAGGGCGTGGTGGCGCTCCTGCTGGTCGCGGAGTTCCAGACGCTCGCGCCACGGTGGGGCCTGGCCGTGCTCTGCGCGGACGCGGTGCTCCTGTGCGTGCAGGGGGGCTTCCTGCGGGCCGCGCTGTGGACGCTTCACGATGCCGGCGGGGAAGGCGTGGGGGCCGCGGCGGAGGCGGAGCCCATCAGCGCTCCGGCCGTGGAGGTGGCGCGGCAGGAAGCGGGCTACGACTGCCCGGAGTGCCTGGTCGTGACGCCCCTCTTCTGGACGGAGGGCCGGATGGGGGCCCACTGCGACCTGTGCGGCGGTGATCTGCTCTCCGCCAGGGATCAGGCCCAGGTCCTCACCGAGCGCGGGCTGGGCGCGGACTCGCTGCGCAGGACGTTGGAGGAGCCCGGGGGCCGGCCCGCGAAGTGCGCCTCGTGTGGAGGCGCGTGCGCGACCGTGGTGTTCCAGGGCGTCGCGGTGGTGCCGTGCTCGGCCTGCGGGACGCTGTGGATGCGCGAGGGCGTCCTCCATGTGCTGAGCCGGGGGCGGCATGGCCGGCCGAGGACTCCGTCGCGGGTCGGAGCGCCCCGTCCGCCGGCCCTCCCCGTCTCCTGGGGCGCGCCGGGGTGGATCGCGGCGTTGGGGCTCGCCGCGGGAGGGTTGGTGCTGGCGCGGAGTGGTCTGGAGACCTGTCCTCCGGGGGCGGCCGTGCGGCGCGAGCCCATGCCGGGCGGCCACGTCCTGTCCCAGTGCGTGGTGGGCGCGGGGACCCGGGAGGGAACCTCCTGGCTGCGGACCGACCGGGGGCGGCTGCTCCAAGCGGAGGCGTTCACGCAGGGGCGGCGCGACGGCGCCTGGTCGCGCTGGGACCGGGAGGGACGGCTGCACGCGGAGGGCGCATACGCGGCCGGCGTGCCGGAGGGCGAGTGGCGCACCCTCGATGAGACGGGCGCGGTGGTGTTTCGCGCCCACTTCCTCAAGGGGCGCCTGGAAGGCGTGGCGGAGGACGTCTCCCCGGACGGGCGGGTGCTGGAACAGCGGACGTACGCGGCCGGACAGCTTCACGGCCCCTACAAGCACTTCTTCGCGAACGGCACTGCGCATGTGGAGGGCGCCTACGCGCACGGCCTGCGGGATGGGCAGTGGAGCACCCATGACGCCCAGGGCAAGCGGCTGGACCTGTCCTGGTGGATGGCGGGACGCCCTACGTTGATGGGGGAGGGCTCGCGTCCCGTCGGCCAGGGAGATACCAGACTGGAGGACGGAGCGACGTCCGCGGAGGAGCGGGAGGCTCGCTGGGAGTCCGCGGCGGACATGGCGATGGTGAAGCGGGCCCTGGCGGCGAAGGGCGTCTCCGCGACGCCGGTGGAGGAGGCGCTGTACGGAGGCCATCCGCAGGAGTGGTGGGCGCAGCGGCTGCGGCTCGTCTGGCCCCGCCGCGACACGCAGGAGGGCGCCGCGCGCTACGCGCTCACCGTCAAGCGGGCGGGGCTGCACGGCCTGAGGGTGGAGGAGACGGTGGCGGGACCTCGCGTGAGCCTGGAGCGCACGGCGTCACCGCCGGCGCCGGGGGCCGACGCGCAGGCGAGCAAGGAGGCACCGTGA
- a CDS encoding Ig-like domain-containing protein has protein sequence MHGHAWTWSAVGMFLLGMGTLIPTSAHACVAPNCMVGVRFPLPEDGGAVPANVPGLVTAPPLLENVDPATVRLLLPDGTPVPATVTTGAYQAQVLIPDAPLEPGTTYRLEAKGVCQFQQTELESTTFTAGPALPLPTTLGTLTVDEPSQGIFTMYGDSNCGNTRVSGDSTLLRFQPSRELAPFLPWMHWTVEVDGQPWASVKHSGVTSLGENNVESYLYQYNRRLFFLYTVCGYTSCADSYHQPPTNGLAPGRHRATLQGTLEHADLTLPPLSVDFELTCPQKIAGAGVSLGGCSDGGYEWGGLDGGVDGGSTAPNDPPPEPETSKKGCSQTGGGLTLFGLLATLRLLRRSRQDRP, from the coding sequence ATGCACGGACACGCTTGGACCTGGAGCGCGGTGGGGATGTTCCTCCTGGGGATGGGCACGCTCATCCCCACTTCGGCGCACGCCTGTGTCGCCCCCAACTGCATGGTGGGCGTCCGCTTCCCCCTCCCCGAGGACGGCGGCGCGGTGCCCGCGAACGTCCCCGGACTGGTGACGGCGCCACCGCTGCTGGAGAACGTGGATCCCGCCACCGTCCGGCTGCTCCTCCCGGATGGAACACCCGTGCCCGCGACCGTCACGACAGGGGCCTACCAGGCGCAGGTCCTGATCCCAGACGCGCCGCTGGAGCCGGGCACCACGTACCGCCTCGAGGCGAAGGGCGTCTGTCAGTTCCAGCAGACCGAGCTCGAGTCCACGACCTTCACCGCCGGTCCCGCCCTCCCCCTGCCCACCACCCTCGGCACCCTGACGGTGGACGAGCCGAGCCAGGGGATCTTCACCATGTATGGGGACTCGAACTGCGGCAACACGCGGGTGAGTGGCGACTCCACCCTGCTGCGCTTCCAACCATCGCGGGAGCTGGCGCCGTTCCTTCCGTGGATGCATTGGACGGTGGAGGTGGACGGCCAGCCCTGGGCATCCGTGAAGCACAGCGGCGTGACGTCCCTGGGTGAGAACAACGTCGAGTCCTATCTCTACCAATACAACCGGCGGCTGTTCTTCCTCTACACGGTCTGCGGCTACACGAGCTGCGCGGATTCCTACCACCAGCCGCCGACCAATGGCCTCGCGCCCGGACGACACCGGGCCACGCTCCAGGGAACCCTGGAGCACGCGGACCTCACGCTGCCGCCGCTGAGCGTGGACTTCGAGCTGACCTGTCCGCAGAAGATCGCCGGCGCCGGAGTCAGCCTGGGGGGATGCTCGGATGGGGGATACGAGTGGGGTGGGTTGGACGGGGGCGTCGATGGGGGGAGCACCGCGCCCAACGACCCGCCTCCCGAGCCGGAGACTTCCAAGAAGGGCTGCTCCCAGACCGGAGGCGGCCTGACGCTCTTCGGCCTCCTCGCGACGCTCCGGCTCTTGCGCCGCTCGCGCCAAGACCGTCCCTGA
- a CDS encoding cupin domain-containing protein gives MYEPPGSEDSWQAVGDEPVVLLVTVKGAIESLDDRGQVLRGVTTANRLETDRRWCQEHGSELLATLE, from the coding sequence GTGTATGAGCCGCCCGGCAGCGAGGACAGCTGGCAGGCCGTGGGCGACGAGCCCGTGGTCCTGCTCGTCACCGTGAAGGGCGCCATCGAATCCCTGGACGACCGCGGGCAGGTGCTCCGCGGCGTGACGACCGCGAACCGGCTGGAGACGGACCGCCGCTGGTGCCAGGAGCACGGCTCGGAGCTCCTCGCCACCCTCGAATAG